Part of the Passer domesticus isolate bPasDom1 chromosome 8, bPasDom1.hap1, whole genome shotgun sequence genome is shown below.
TGTATTCCAAAACAAGTGTTTAAAGTGTTAAACTTTAAACAAAACAAGTGATTGAAGTGTTTAAAAGATTAAGAAAAGTATTTGACTACTATGCTGTAAACTAAGTTTGTGATTTTACAGTGTGACTAtcaaagaataggaaaaaaaccacatatTTTGTAATGAATGTAGTTCTAAAGATGCATTAAGAATCTTAGCATCTGAGTGTGGTTGCTCAGAGGGAGAACTGTGATGTCCAGGGAGGGGTGCAGGTTgcagagtgcccaggtgtgtgctccctgtgcctcccagagctgcagttcctgcactgctgcaggagccaaGTGCTCGAGCAGGAGCCTCCATTCCCCCCTCACCCACGTGCACGTTCCTCACGGCCCCTGCCTTCTTACTGCCTTCCCAGTCCACCCCATGGGCTCCAAAtgtgcatccccagcagctcccctccCGTGGatgagctgctgtgccctcCATCCAGGAGGGCTGGAGTGAAGTCCACCCTTGGACTCTGGCATGTATCTCACAAGATGCATTGTAGGAAAGTGTGAGGTAGAGCCCTTCAAGTTATTTCCTTGGGGTAATTTTAAACACTCCTAGGAGATGAACACTAAACTTTGTGAACAATTGCACGAAGAAATATCTTAAATGCAATTTGGACTTAAAAGCAATTGTTTTCTGTATGCTTGGGAAATCCTTAAGGTAGGAAATGCACAATCAAACCTGTGCTTGCTGCAACAGCTAACCTAGGATGTTCCCTATGGCAAATGAAAAGCCTGATCTGCAAATTACAGGGTTCTAGCAGTAGATACAGACAGACAGATATCATAATCACTTTGAAGAGTGAAAGGGCAATTGTGGTTAAAATGatgttttattattatattcttTTGGATGTCTCTATGGAATCTGATAACATTTATTCATATTCTGGCAGCGGCAGTTTCTGCAGTGAGGTAACTGTTTCTGTTCTAGTTCTGCACTGCCACTTAATCAGATCTGCTGGAGGTTTTCAACATTTTAATGGGGTTTCAGCGTGATTAAAACCAGATGAAAAGTTTTCAGGCATTTTTAGCCAAGAACACAAAGTGAAGCAGAAGAAGGACTTAATACTGCATTTTGTCAGTGCTGCACTAACTAAAGCTACAGTTTCttccttgcccagctggcacaaAGTAAAGTATTTCAAATATAACAGTCCAGAGCCTGTTGAGGAGCTGAACtgattaaaataaaaggaatgtgaaaagaaaaagaccCTTGAAGAATAGCTGATGACCATGATCCCTTTCCCTTGATCACAGTGAAACTTTCTGTTTGGAGCCAGTCTGCAGTTCATACGGTGGTTCTGTGATAGTCCAAGGAAGGACTCTGAGGTTATCAAACTCATATAGCTGCATGTGAATACAATATTGATCTCTGTTCACATATTCTTCCATAAAAGTGTGCTTTGATGAAGTTACAAAATGACTGAATGCTTttcttgctttaattttttaGCAGTTACCTGCAGAGAAACGTGCATCCTCTGACCTTAGTATTGCCAGCTCTGAAGAGGATAAACTTTCACAGAATGCTTCTGTCCTGGAATCTCTCTCTGAGAAAACAGAAAGTAATGCCATTGAGGACAAAACAACTGGAGATGAATCTGAAGACATTAAATTTAGGAAAACAGCTGATAACATACACGATACTCCTGTTAGTGATGTAAAAGTGCAGAACGGTTCTTTGCCAGCTGGTGAAGATGAGCAAGGCAAAATGGTGCCAGCagaaaagaatacagaaagcctggaaaaaatgcATGAGGATACAGAACCCCAGAAAGGAGGTAAAGAACTTGATGTAGAAATAAAGAATGAACCCAACTTAGaaatagagaaagaaaattccATGGCAGATGAACAGATAGAAGATGACAAACTGAAAGTATTACCTGTAACTGAAGATAGGGTAGAAACTGAAGAAGGCATTTCTAAGGAAACTgatgaaaaagaagaggagaagAGAATGGATCTCTTGGACGGTGAGGAAGAAAAGGTCCCTGCAGAAAATAGAGATACAGAGCAAAAGGAAGATAAAGGTGAAGCTCAGAAAGAGGCAGTAATAGATACCACTGCAGAAACTCTGCCTAATGCTACAGTTGAAGTGTCTGATGAAGAAAAGGAACTGATAAAGCATGGAATTGACAACATTAAGGAGATAGGTGCTATTGCTGAAACATCCATCAGTGATGGGGATAAAATACCTGAGCTGGAGGATAAGCCAGTGGAAAGTCAGGCTAAGCAGGTCCATGAGATAATCAGCTCTGAAGAAACTCTATCAGAAAGCCAAGATACAGTGATCGAAGTAGACAAGAAACTGGCAGAAAGTGAAAATGAGGGTATCAGTGATATAAACAGCACAGAGGAAACAAAGATCAAAGACTCTGGGAAAGATATCGTAGACCAGAAGACATTACAGACTAAACCTGAGGATATTCCTGATAAACTGATGGATAAACTGACTGGTATGGACCAAAATTCAGGAGAGAGTGGACCTGAGAATATACAGGAAACCAACGTCCAGGTAGACAAAGAACCTCTGGCAGTTACCTCAGATGAAATCATGAAGAATAAACTTCAAGACACTGTCAGTGAACAAGCTGATGAGTCTGAAGTAACTCCAGTCCCCAGTATTAGTATTAGCactgaagaaaatgagaaagtcAAAACAGATAATCAAGGCAATACTGAGACTTTACAGCAACTGGAATCGGAGAATTTGAAGGAAAATGATGCAGATTCAGGCACTGGCTCTACAGCTGATAACAGCAGCATTGATTTGAACTTGTCCATTTCTAGTTTCCTTAGTAAAAACAAAGAGACAGGATCAATATCTTTACAGGTAAGTGCaagcatatttttttaaaatgtcatgtGAGTGTAACCCTGAAATTATCTCCAAGTGTTACCTTTGCTACAAAGAAATATATTGAGGGAGAAACTAGTATGGCACATGTATACAAAGCTTTGTAGAAACCAAAGTATTCTAAACTGCACCATCCAACAATGTCTGGATTATGTGCAGTTATGCTAATTAGTTTCTTACTGTATTGCATAATAGTATAAGCCATAAAAGGAAGTGTAATAATACTAAACATGAAGATTTGTGAACGGTTGTAGGTCAGAGCTGATACTCAAGAAGACCAGCTAAATGCACAGAATTCTTGTTCAATGGGAAAAATCTCTTGAATATCTGATCTTATACTGAATTCCTGTCACTTCCATATTTTGTCTCGCTGTTTGGGACACCCAAGGCAGACATTCTGCAGGATTTTATTCCAGTCAGTGTTCTCCTGTGGTTGTACTGTGTCCATGCAGTTATGTCACTATGAATGAGCTCAGAGGAAGCACATTCCAGACCATGAACTTTATTTGTAGTCTTTGTATTCAAATTAATGTAGCCATGTTGGGGTAGTAACTTTAACATGGGCTTGAGTGGAGGAAAAACAAACCTAGAAAGACTACCAAACAAAAGAATCATAAATTGGCATAGCTGTGCTAAACATGAGGGTGTTTGCAGTTGCCCTGACACAATGGAGATGGTGCAGGTGCAGCTGGGGTCCCTCTCTTCTTAAGTTTctggcttaatttttttttcttctggtacTTTGGATAATCAGTAATTGCAGTTTTCCCATCCTTACTAGACATTTTCAGTTTACTGGAATTTTTCAAATTCTCACTTGATCAGTGAGGCACCTGGCAAGTGAGAAGGGCTCTTGATTACTGTATAGAAAACAGTCCCAGAAATATTTGATATAATTcaatattaagaaaaaagggaaaaaagaatatAACCTTAATAAATACATAACAACTTACCAATGCTTAATTTAGGAAACTAGAAGGCAGAAGAAAACGTTAAAGAAAACTCGGAAGTTTGTCGTTGATGGAGTAGAAGTGAGTGTAACCACATCAAAAATAGTTACTGAAAATGATTCAAAAAGTGAGGAAATGCGATTTCTACGGTAAGTGTTTCTAAAAGTAAAATTTTCAGGAAGTTagcagctgatttttttttttaatctttgaaTAAAACAAGGGGGCTGATAATCTTATTGCAGTCATATTTGGGgattaatttacatttttttgtaGAAGTGAATGTAAAGTGTTTCTTATTAAGGCAATCAGTTCAAAATTAGTTTTACTGGGCCCAAGTTGTCAATGGTCCTTTTCTTCTCTTGTCATtttccacttctttttttttgccatcaGTATTAAGTGTTCTTTGTCCTTATTAGACGTCAAGAGCTCAGAGAGCTGAGACTTCTTCAGAAAGAGGAGCAGAGAGCCcaacagcagctcagcaatAAGCTTCTGCAGCAGCGAGAGCAGATGTACAGACGTTTTGAACAGGAAATGACAGTGAGTTTCTGCATTTTGGTGCTCTTAAAATATGACATCTTGATGGAGTAGGCAGAACAGTGCTAAGAGCAATCAGGTGTTTCCTGCCATGATGGCTCTAGCTTAGCCTTGATTCTTAAATACAAGGCAATATTTTCCATTGTGGGGGGCCCAGCTTGTGCTGGGGCTTGCTGCCACAACAGTCCATCAGGGCCATTCCTTGCTGTGCTACAGCACTTTACTTAACAGGACTGAGCTTGCTAAAAAAAGGTGCCAAATAATTTTTACAGAGTAAAAAGCGACAGTATGATCAAGAGATAGAGaacctggaaaagcagcagaagcagaCGATCGAgcgcctggagcaggagcacacAAATCGCTTACGGGATGAGGCAAAGCGCATCAAGGCTGAGCAGGAGAAGGAGTTGTCCAAATTCCAGAAtgtactgaaaaacaaaaaaaaagaggtaagAGATGATGCTAATATAGAAAATAAGGAGGATGGGTTTAGCAAACAGTTGAGATTAGGTCTCCCAGAAGCCTTGTCAAACCTGTGCTGTACTGAGGTTTGGAAGTGTCACTACCAGTCAGAATTCTGTCTCTTGTTTAACTGCCTAAAGTGAAATAGAAACAGCTGACAGGAAGCTTGAGGTATTGATTTAATCTAGAAAACATCATCAAGTtagaagattttatttttcatagactacttaataaaatatttttctctcaaatACTAAATcaagaaaaagtattttcataAAGATTATGAGAAAACTCCAGCTATAGTTACTTAGTAAATACTTAACAAATTAGAATTTCGAAGacaatttcagttttgttttgtttttgttagaCTTTTTTATTGAATGTGCTGTAATTGTTTAGAATTTCTTTATATGAAGTGACAACAATAATATGAATTTAGTTTATTAGCTCAAAAAGAAAAGCCAGGAGAGAGAAGTCTGGATAACCTAAAATCTTTTACAGTTAATTTCATAAATATCATACAGTTCAGGCAAAAGGACTGACACTGACAACTGGTGCAATTAATTTACTTGCACTGGATTAAGAAAAGGTGATATGTTTCCACATGGATTTTGCATATTAAAagctgttttatttcatttttggtTCAATTGCGTAGTGCCCATTTGTATATAAATGGCTCTAGTGTTTGCTCTGATAGTTACTAGACTCAGAGATTTCTTTAGAAAGCTGAACTGTCAATGCTTTTGCATAGAATGATCCTGTAGCACAAATGTGCATTGAAATGTAAGTTGTATTCAGTTTGAACTGTATGCCCATATGTAAAtaacaatttttcttcttttgcgGTACCTCTTGCATTTTGAGTCTCTCTCTGTTCACTGGTGATTGGGTCCTACGTGGGAAATTGGGAGAATTTTACATATTGCTCTGAGCTAAAAGCAGTTCTTTCATGGACATAGGAATAGCATGTGGTGATTTGGACTCTGTTTTCTGATGATGCTTCCACTATTAAACAAACAGGCATTTGTCTCTCAGTGCATAGTTTTGTGTTTAAAGCTTAAAAAGGCAAGGTACAGTTTGAAGGaaaatgcagctgctgctctaaAACTACCTATGTAACATTGGAGTGTACAATGGTACATTTTTGTAATTCTGAAAAAACAAACTCATCAGCAAATTAACAGATTAATAGTCAGTTGATTTAGTCAGGTTATATTTAGAATCTTTCTGCTAATCTTGTCTAATTCACCGTGTACTGAAACACGTTCCATCCCAGCATATGTGTCATGAAAAGTTTCTTGAAAACACTCTTATTTATTGGTGGGTTTTGCTTTAAATTCTTCAGAACCAAACACAACCAAAtaatgttttgtttgcttgtatGATTATTTTGAAGACATAAGCTGTGTAGATGTCATTTATGGTCAGAGACACTAATAATGGCATCTTGTAAATTCAGGTTAGAGACAGTATCAGAAATATCTGGTTTTCAATGGAAGTTTTGTTAAGCTTCCAAccatttttcacagctttaTGTGAGGTAACATACTCTGTAGTCCTTTTGCCATAGTGATTCAAGAAAATACCACTTTTGCAGGTGGTGGTTTTCTTAACTATTgactctgctggcagctgcatgGAAGCACAAGCAAGGCATTGCCGTTTCTGAGGGCATGGGCAGCATTTGCATGCAAAAAGCGCTGGCACGTCTCTCCTCTCTGCACTGCTGGCATGCATAAAGCACCTattgttctttctcttttcattaAGCTCTTTCACTAAACTAACATCCCTGCCACTGAAGTAATGCATGCTTCCCACTACCTCTAGTGCTTGACCTGCATGTCCCTATGTTCACAGTAGTGCTTGCTGTGGAGACAAAGTATTCTTTTTGCCACCTTCTGCATGCTTATATACACTGTAGGTTTTATGTGAAGTGGAGAAAGCACcaaaagagctgagaaaagagCTCATGAAACGCAAGAAAGAGGAGCTTGCACAAAGCCAGCATGCTCAGGTAACAACGGCAGCTTCAAGctactaaaataaaaaaggcagcAGTATTCACACGGCTTGATGATTGCACTTCTTGTTGTTGTTGAGTGAATATGGAAGTTAACTCAAACTAACCCTACAAACTGCTCTCTTTCTTCAAGTAGTCCCATGTCACATCTTAGACTTAACTGGGTAGAAATGTAGGAGCGACTGTTGCCAGGTTTGTACTGTCAAGTGTAGGATTTTGTGTGCTCTACTGAAAAAGAATGGTATTTTTCTACAGCAGGTTTATTTACAGTGCTTTTACAAGTGGTAAGTACTCCATGGGTCTTTCAAGTTTTAAAGGTTATAGTCAGGAGGAAGTTTTCAACTACACAAGTGCAGAGGAGGAAAATGTATCTAATATGTAAGCATGAGACATCTTGTTTATAGGAGCAGAACAAATTAggtaaaatgttatttaaatgtCAAAGTGTAGGTGTGTAGAAACTTTACAAAACATCATCTGTGATTTCATGCCTTCAGACTTGCTGCTTTTCTATGACCCAGCTATGAAGAGGGCtagtatttcagaaaaatactgGCTTTGTGATAGCCACAGCTTGTACAGAGTGAATTTGaaccacagcagagcaggtttaGATTGAGTAACTTAAAGATTAAATGTTTATGTGAGTGACCTAGTAGAAAATAATAGCAACTTTATTCCATTATGTGTTTAATTTAAGAGGGGATTTCCCAGGATAGAAGGTGATTGAGTTGCAGCACTTTCCCCACACCAAAGATACCTGTCTTTAAACTttttaaggaaacaaaaatcTAATTTTTCATAGTGCTTGTAGAGACATGGTTAATTTCCTTTGCTGCTTTCAATTTCTTGAAGAGAGGTGAAAGAAGAGTTTAAATGTGAAATATCCTTGGAACGACAAGTGCTAAAACAACGTGCAGCTGCTTAGTTTTAGAATATCTAGAACTTCCATCAGCATCTACTTGTGTGATTAACCTTGACATTTCAAATGCTTATTACTAACGTACAGCAGATctcatttcttcccttttttaagAATAGAAATGTTTCACTGTATTGTGACACAGAATTACATTGTGTCCCACAGGGTGTTGCTCAGGTTATGATTCAGTCTTTTCAGTTGTCTTCATGTACGCTTTTCAACGCACAAATGCAGGATGTAAGTCTTAAAATGCAACACAGTGCAAGTTTATCTTCCTAATTTTCCAGATGtgtgttttttctcttctgctcaTATGTGCTGATCAATATCACTGCTGTCTCCAAACTGGTTAGCACCAATTTAGACCATTGTGCACTATCCATTGTCAAAAGTTCCAAAAGACAGTAGTTACTCAGTCTGAGCAAGACACTGAGGGTTCGCACATGCAACATGATACTTGTTCAGCACATGTGAGAAACATTGTGTGACTTGTATTCTGTGTGTGCAGTGAAACCatgtattttaaagatgtttaTTTTAAGATACCTACTGGGCATAACCAAGTGGTACTTTGAAAAAGGTTGGCTGCCTTGCACTGTCTGCCTTTAAACCACCCAATACATTCTTCAGTAAAGTGAGTGACATTTATTTTATGTGATACTTGAGTAGATGTGAGAAGTAGAAAGGCCAGTCTATTTCCTGAGATTGCCTTGTTTATCTTACAGCACTAGCAGGTATAAAACTTCATCAGAGTTACTCTGTAAAGAGCAGCAATGATATTTAAATGATTAAATGTGTAAAACTCAAGCATGATCAGTTTTTGACCATGACTACACTAGAACAGCTTTCCCCACTCCCTCCAAATCAAAAATCTCCCAGCAGATTAAACACTGTGTTAATTATGTGTCTGCATCCTCAGAATATTCAACTTGTAGTAgtatttttaacctttttaggtataaagggaaaaaacaggattttttttgtccccCTATAAATTCGGTTAGGTGTGTCTGACTTAATTTACAGACATCACCTTCCAGTTCTTTTTGTACCCTGAAGTCTGTTACTGTCAGCTTAATTCACCTCTGGTTTTATGTTACCTGTCTCAGTAAGAGACATGAAAGCCTCACCTATGAATAACTTTATGTGGAGATCAAAACCAGGATTTTTCTggtcaaaataaaaaatatttttaatgaacaTTTAATTCCATTTGTTATGGACTTGAGCAGCCCACCTTGACTCTGACAAGACCCTGCCATTGTCCTTTCTTTTGGCCTTGATACCATGCTAGAAGCATCTGATTCAGTTTCTTGTTTTAAGGCaggtgtgagtgtgtgtgtgtgtgcatgcttGCATGCTCATAGCTGTGGTTTTTAATAGTGGCAAAGAAGAAAGGCAGCAGGAGGTCTTGGGGTGTGGGAGGGCAACTCAGTGCTGTCTGCTTTTCATGATGGGATGTAACAGTGATagccctggaaaatgggaagaTGCAGGTGATAAATCCCTTTGTGAGgagccagctcagctcaggTGTGAGCAGGTGACACCCCAGCAGAACCATGGGGTTTCTACACGGTGGTCCTGCAGAACTCCCAGCCTCAACAGCCCTGCCCTAAGGACAAGACGAACCACACAGATCTGAAACCCAGCTGTGTAAATAAATAGGCTTTAGCTAATCACCCAAAGCAGAATAACCATACATACCTTTATTTCCTTACATATATGAATAATTAACCCTTTGTAGAATGAGATCAACTTTAGATTGAGTACTGTCTTTGCTAGCTCTGAACCTGCAACTTGTTCTGAGGAGAGACAGGAGATGGAATGAGTTGCAGGTGACTGGATAGACTGTTAGCTTTGGTCTTATTTCTGAACGTATTATTGAAACATGAATATGCTCTTACCtacacagaaaatacaaaagaTGGATAATTTGATAGCCAAGTCACACTAGCTCAAATTTTCATAGCTGTATTTGTTTTCATATATAGCTAATGCTGAGAGAACTGGGAGTTTCATTAACATGTAATGTGGTTGGAAGAACCCAGTTTAATTTACTTCTATTGGTTCTTACCAGGAGCAGGAGTTCGTGCAGAAACAGCAACAAGAACTGGATGCAtctctgaagaaaataattcagcaGCAGAAGACAGAACTGGCCACTATTGAACGAGATTGCCTCAACAACAAACAGCAGCTCATGAGAGGTACCCAGCACCAGGCTCTGCCTTGGAAACAGGCACTGGTGTTTAGTAAAACAATGGTCTTTATTCACTTTATGAAATCAAAAATCTTCATGACCAATCTAGAACTGTAACAACAACATTTTCTATGAAACAgcattgtttttaaaatgcactTATACATCTGAACACACACCAGGAGGTTGGGAAGTACGGGATAGGATTGCAATTCCTGAACCAGCCTTTCTGTTCTTTCCAGCTCGTGAAGCTGCATtctgggagctggaggagcgGCACCTACAGGAGAAACACCAACTCCTCAAGCAGCAGCTCAAGGATCAGTATTTCATGCAGAGGCACCAGCTGCTTAAGAGGCATGAAAAAGTTAGTGTTGACTTTGGCACTTTCTTCTGTGTATTATAATATCCATTTTTTTATCAAGCAGTCTTAAGATCTCTTCTGGTGCCGTATGTTTGCACAGGCAAGACCCAGACAAGTATTTTGAAGATGTTATGTGCTctattgaaattaaaaaaaatctcactcaCCTTACTCGAATACCATAGTAACATATAGAAGTATAAATTCTTATATTTTCCCTTttgattctttaaaaaaaaaaagaacaccaACCAACCACAACATCAGTCTTTTACTATAAAAAATACCAAATTCTGTTTATCCACCAAAACCAATTTTGATTTGTGTTTGAACAAATCTGTTCAGAAGTAAATAACTGTGGAATTAAATGAGCAGAATGAACTGGATTAGCTTTTGAGCAAGTAGCTGGCAACTGTCTCTTTATAGCGAAATCCTTATTTTCCACAAGGCATTTTGGTTTTTATAGAATACACCAAAGAAAACAGTTCAATTTCTGAAACTGTAAACCAGTAGGGAGGTGTTTGAGGATCTCTTGATGATCAGAGCATGAGCAGCCTCCACTGCAGGCTTGTTCTGTCCACTCTGGTTTATCCCATGTGGGCTGTTGCTTTCTCCAGCTTTTTAAAGCAAACTGCACCTCCATAGCTGTAGCCCAGGTGAGTTACACAAAAATTAGTTTCTCCTTCTGAATAACAGGCTTTGTAAAAGGCAGAGTTGAGTAAGCACTGGTAAAATATATGTGTATTTACATTTATTAGAGAATTTTCTTTGGGTTGGGCAAGATCCAGAGCTCTCTGCAAGAACTCCCTCCTCCCCACTGTTactcctggggctgggaatggtttctGCTGAGAGGCACTGACGCACACCAGGGACTTATTAATGAAAGAGATGTACACTGTATAACATCACAGCTACTGTGTAATATTTCCACATGGTTAACATTTCAGGAAACAGAACAAATGCAGAGGTATAATCAACGCCTTATAGAGGAGTTAAAGAACAAGCAAACTCAGGAAAGAGCCAGACTGCCTAAAATCCAGCGAAGTGAAGCAAAGACTCGGATGGCCATGTTTAAGAAAAGTTTAAGAATCAATTCATTTGCCTCTCCAGACCAAGATCGTGAAAAAATTAAGCAGGTAATTAATACATTAATATTTAATAGTTTTAATGGCGTAAATGCCAAATGTGCTGTAAATGTGAGGATGAAATAGAGTGCACTCTCACAAGCTCTCAGCTGGTACCAAACTGGGCTGATGCACAGGATGGGGTGAGAGGAAATCATCCTTCCCTGTGGTGAGCCCCTTCTGAAGTTCTGGGTCCAGTCCTGGGCTTCCCAGTACAAGTCAGACACGGATTCATTGGAGTGAGTCGTGCAAAGGGCCTTGAAGATGGCTGAGAGACTGTCACATGAGGAGTCACCTGGGGTAcctgggatgctgcagcctgcaggagaATAGGCTCAGCAGGGTCTTATCCATGTCTATAAGTACCCAACAGAGGGAGCAAAGAAGGTGGACCCAGACTTTTCTCAGTGATGCtaagtgacaggatgagaggcagcagccacattgaa
Proteins encoded:
- the SLK gene encoding STE20-like serine/threonine-protein kinase isoform X2, translated to MSFFNFRKIFKLGGEKKKKQYEHVKRDLNPEEFWEIIGELGDGAFGKVFKAQNKETKVLAAAKVIDTKSEEELEDYMVEIDILASCDHANIVKLLDAFYYENNLWILIEFCAGGAVDAVMLELERPLTEPQIKVVCRQTLEALNYLHENKIIHRDLKAGNILFTLDGDIKLADFGVSAKNTRTIQRRDSFIGTPYWMAPEVVMCETSKDRPYDYKADIWSLGITLIEMAQIEPPHHELNPMRVLLKIAKSDPPTLAQPSKWSSDFKDFLKKCLEKNVDARWSATQLLQHPFVTVTSNKPIRELIAEAKAEVTEEVEDGKDEDEEEETENSLLPAEKRASSDLSIASSEEDKLSQNASVLESLSEKTESNAIEDKTTGDESEDIKFRKTADNIHDTPVSDVKVQNGSLPAGEDEQGKMVPAEKNTESLEKMHEDTEPQKGGKELDVEIKNEPNLEIEKENSMADEQIEDDKLKVLPVTEDRVETEEGISKETDEKEEEKRMDLLDGEEEKVPAENRDTEQKEDKGEAQKEAVIDTTAETLPNATVEVSDEEKELIKHGIDNIKEIGAIAETSISDGDKIPELEDKPVESQAKQVHEIISSEETLSESQDTVIEVDKKLAESENEGISDINSTEETKIKDSGKDIVDQKTLQTKPEDIPDKLMDKLTGMDQNSGESGPENIQETNVQVDKEPLAVTSDEIMKNKLQDTVSEQADESEVTPVPSISISTEENEKVKTDNQGNTETLQQLESENLKENDADSGTGSTADNSSIDLNLSISSFLSKNKETGSISLQETRRQKKTLKKTRKFVVDGVEVSVTTSKIVTENDSKSEEMRFLRRQELRELRLLQKEEQRAQQQLSNKLLQQREQMYRRFEQEMTSKKRQYDQEIENLEKQQKQTIERLEQEHTNRLRDEAKRIKAEQEKELSKFQNVLKNKKKEVLCEVEKAPKELRKELMKRKKEELAQSQHAQEQEFVQKQQQELDASLKKIIQQQKTELATIERDCLNNKQQLMRAREAAFWELEERHLQEKHQLLKQQLKDQYFMQRHQLLKRHEKETEQMQRYNQRLIEELKNKQTQERARLPKIQRSEAKTRMAMFKKSLRINSFASPDQDREKIKQFAVQEEKRQKNERLAQHQKHENQMRDLQLQCEANIRELHQLQNEKCHLLVEHETQKLKELDEEHSQELKEWREKLRPRKKMLEEEFARKLQEQEVFFKMTGESECLNPSAQSRISKFYPIPSLHSTGS